A window of Sediminitomix flava genomic DNA:
AAGCCAAAAATGCAGGAGGAGCACAAGTAAGTGGTGTGGAAGTCAATTTGGGGGTGAAAAACTTTGACAAAGCCTTTAAGTGGTCAGCCAATCTGAACTTGAGTACCATGAATAATAAGGTCAATGATTTGGGTGGAGAAACTTTGTACGAAGGCTATTACGAAAACAATGGTTCTATTCTGAGAAGTGTAGAAGGAGAGCCACTACGCCATTTCTATGGCTATGAAGTAGCGGGTATTTTCAGGTCTTGGGAAGAAATTTATACTTCAGCAGAACAAACCAACAATACAGCTCCTGGAGATATCAAATACAGAGATCAGAACAATGACGGCGTGATCGATGAAAATGATAGAGTTGTGATCGGTAATCCTACACCAGATTTGGTTTTTGGTTTTAGTCTAGATTTCTCATACAAAAACTTTGACTTGAATATGTTCTTAAACGGAACCTATGGAAATGAAATCTACAACACTACTTTATGGTATTTGGAAGGTGGACAACGTTTCTTCAATGCCGAGCCGAAGATGTTGAATGCTTGGACTCCAGAAAATCCAGATTCAAATGTCCCACGTCTGAATAGCTCTGGAGATAACCTTCGAACATCAGATCGATTTGTGGAAGATGGTTCTTATGTGAGGTTAAAAAATATCACTTTAGGATATACGATTCCGAGTCAGAAAATCTCTAAATACATTTCAAGATGTCGATTGTATATGAGTGCCCAAAATCTTTTCACACTGACAAATTACAGTGGTTTAGATCCTGAAGTAGGTGCTGCTGCTGCAAGTGGAAATAACCCTGCTGAAATGGGAATCGACAGAGGGAATTACCCAACACCTGTCACAATTATTGGCGGACTACAACTAAACTTTTAAATGGTGATGAAAATGAAACGATTTAATATTCTATCATTGTTGATTGTGTTTTTCGCAAGCTCATGTAGTACAGACTTTTTAGAATTATCAAACCCAAATGATCTGACTGATGAGACTTTTTTCAAGAATAAAGCACAGTTACAGTCTTCAGTAGATGCAGCATATGCCAATATGCAGTCGAAGGGTTTGTTTATTCGTCATTTCTTCTTCATGCACGATAACATGGCGCATGAAGTATCTCTGAACCCTCAGCACGAGACAGATAAAAGACAGTATTTTGATTTCAATTTTGATGCAAACCATCAAGGGATTTTTACCTATTGGGACAATTGTTTCAGAGGAATCAATAAGGCGAATTTTGTCATTTCTAATCAAGACAAATTTGAGAATGTCACGCAAGATGATATCAATAGAGCTTTAGGTGAAACGTACTTTATGAGAGCCTTTTATTATCATCTGTTGGTGACAAGGTTTGGCGGTGTGCCTATTTATACAGAGCTGACAGATATACCACAGCCAAGAGCTACGAAAGAGGAAGTGTATGATTTCATTTTTGAAAACTTGAACTATGCCACAGAGCTTTTACCAGATCGTTTGAATACGGATGGAGGTAGAGCAACTGTAGGAGCCGCTTGGGCACTCAAAGGCAAAATGCATTTGTATTTGGGAGAATGGCAAGCAGCAAGAGATAGTTTTGAGAAGGTGACAGGTTATAACTTGGTAGCTGATTATATGGACAACTTCTTGGAAGAAACGGAATATAATGAGGAGTCTATATTTGAAGTTGGGTTCACTAGAGAGTTTGGGTGGTCTGATGCAGATACTTGGTGGAATGAAGACGCTTCTGGTATGCAGTATGTATCTCTTAGAGGACAGGAGTATGGTTGGAATGATTGGTTTAATTCTTATCCTAGTGATGATTTGCTTGATGAATATGAAGACAATGACCCAAGATATGTAGCCAATTTCTATACTGATGGAGAAATGTTTAATAATGGTACAGAGGTAGTAAGCTTACCAGATCATAGAGCCGCATGGAAGAAATACCAAAACTATTACCAACGTCCGAATGAAGAAATTGCTTCTGGGATCAACCACAGAGTCATCCGATATGCAGATGTCCTTTTGATGTGGGCAGAAGCGGAGAACGAGTTGGGCAATACTTCTAAGGCCGTTGAACTTATGAATCAAGTACGTGATCGTGTAGGTATGCCTCGTTATGGAACATCAGAAATGAATGTTTCTTATCCTGTCGGAAACAAGCAGCAAATTTTTGATGCAATTGTTCACGAACGAAAAGTAGAGTTGGCAGGAGAGCAAGTTCGTCTCAATGATTTACTACGTTGGAATCTGGCAGAATCTTTCTTAGCAGGAACAGGATTTGTGAAAGGAAAACATGAACTGTTGCCTATTCCTCAGAAAGAAATTGATGTAAATCCAGTCATCGATGAAGCAGACCAAAATCCAGGCTATTAATTTTTAATCTTATGAAATTCACTATGAAAAAGATAGCGATATATTTTAGCTCACTCTTACTTATAGGGCTGTTTTACAGTTGTAATAATTCAGAAGATGAGCCAAGTTTAGAATCCGTTGTAGCACAGTTTACAGCGACACCAAGTGAAGAAAATCCGAACTATATTGTTCTAAATAATACTTCAACAGGCTCACATGTACTAAGCTCTTGGAAGTTTAAAGAAGATGGTCCTTTTGTGAGAGGAAAGTTGGGAATGGATACCACCTATTATCCAAATGAAGGGACATACAAAGTCACGCTGTATTCGGGTAATGATTTGGGATATGATTCCACTTCTCAAGAGATTGTCATTAACCAACGCGATCCAGATCTTCCACCTGTAGGTGGTGATAGTTTCTTACTCTTAGGTGATTTTGAAGATGGCGAAGTAGGAGATTGGAATGCATGGGGGCAAGATGTTTCTGTAGTCGCAAACCCTGCAGCAAATGCCGTTAATCCATCAGATATGGTGTTGAAAATGACACAATCTAGTGCTTGGGAGAATAGTGCTTGCCGTCAAGTGGCTCAAGTCAATGGTAAAACCACAAAGATTGTTGTAGATGTTTACTTTGAACAAGCAGGAGATCTTAAGCTTCAAATTGAAGGAGATTTTAATACAGGTTATTTCCAAGGAGTACCAGCGGGAGAATGGGTGACTTTAGAGTATGATATTGAAAATGAAGTAG
This region includes:
- a CDS encoding RagB/SusD family nutrient uptake outer membrane protein, with translation MKRFNILSLLIVFFASSCSTDFLELSNPNDLTDETFFKNKAQLQSSVDAAYANMQSKGLFIRHFFFMHDNMAHEVSLNPQHETDKRQYFDFNFDANHQGIFTYWDNCFRGINKANFVISNQDKFENVTQDDINRALGETYFMRAFYYHLLVTRFGGVPIYTELTDIPQPRATKEEVYDFIFENLNYATELLPDRLNTDGGRATVGAAWALKGKMHLYLGEWQAARDSFEKVTGYNLVADYMDNFLEETEYNEESIFEVGFTREFGWSDADTWWNEDASGMQYVSLRGQEYGWNDWFNSYPSDDLLDEYEDNDPRYVANFYTDGEMFNNGTEVVSLPDHRAAWKKYQNYYQRPNEEIASGINHRVIRYADVLLMWAEAENELGNTSKAVELMNQVRDRVGMPRYGTSEMNVSYPVGNKQQIFDAIVHERKVELAGEQVRLNDLLRWNLAESFLAGTGFVKGKHELLPIPQKEIDVNPVIDEADQNPGY
- a CDS encoding PKD domain-containing protein: MKKIAIYFSSLLLIGLFYSCNNSEDEPSLESVVAQFTATPSEENPNYIVLNNTSTGSHVLSSWKFKEDGPFVRGKLGMDTTYYPNEGTYKVTLYSGNDLGYDSTSQEIVINQRDPDLPPVGGDSFLLLGDFEDGEVGDWNAWGQDVSVVANPAANAVNPSDMVLKMTQSSAWENSACRQVAQVNGKTTKIVVDVYFEQAGDLKLQIEGDFNTGYFQGVPAGEWVTLEYDIENEVDDSTEYPWILFQGNTGGSYYIDNIKYYALDVGGPGGTNYGDFEDQQVGEWNAWSQPVSVVANPSPSAENSSEFVLMMSQTEPWSSNAVRNGEIVGIAADKITIDVYFEEAGSLKLQLEESFETGYFLDVEAGKWQTLEYDLKDQIDPSITYPWVVIQGNTAGNYYIDNITYHEL